One window of Mucilaginibacter inviolabilis genomic DNA carries:
- a CDS encoding DUF885 domain-containing protein — MKTFIATISLCVLSLFHTSKQQNFDAFCSRFVSGYEALNLPELDLSYVTGLERIGSADDLQKQLTFFKSIQTELASYKSEELSPTQKTDYALIAYETKLNLEHLALEQDWLKHKPAQIPTGGIITIPNGKAWYAYLLKRWVDADVTPDQIYQFGLTEVTRVQKHIEAVRAQTGLSEDAFYKHLNDSSFFEKDPEKVQHEFEHTKAIVYANLPRLFNNTNIPPLKIEKGAAKQLAQTPGYYNDNTFYYNLFDKPYNKRQFDWLFIHEAVPGHHYQLSIVAQTKTSEVQKLFFYAGLAEGWAAYTEELGKQLGAYQTPYDEMGKWEWDIVRSVRVPLDVGLNYYGWTDAQALAFWKKNIRNQDDIAMREIARMRRWPAQVVTYKYGALQLLHWKEELQKKQGKNFNIRDFHSRVLDHGSLPIFLVKKNVFG, encoded by the coding sequence ATGAAGACCTTTATAGCCACGATCAGCCTTTGTGTACTTTCGTTATTCCATACTAGCAAGCAGCAAAACTTCGATGCTTTTTGCAGCAGGTTTGTAAGTGGTTATGAAGCGCTCAATTTGCCGGAGCTCGACCTGAGTTATGTAACCGGGCTGGAGCGCATTGGTTCGGCAGATGACTTGCAAAAACAGCTGACGTTTTTCAAATCGATACAGACGGAGCTTGCCAGTTATAAGTCTGAAGAGCTAAGTCCTACCCAAAAAACGGATTACGCGCTGATTGCCTATGAAACCAAACTCAACCTGGAACACCTGGCTTTAGAGCAGGACTGGCTTAAGCATAAACCGGCGCAAATACCTACAGGTGGTATCATTACCATACCCAACGGCAAAGCCTGGTACGCGTATTTACTAAAGCGCTGGGTTGATGCCGACGTTACACCCGATCAGATCTACCAGTTTGGTTTAACCGAAGTTACCCGGGTACAGAAACATATAGAAGCCGTGAGGGCGCAAACCGGTTTAAGCGAAGATGCTTTTTATAAGCATTTAAATGATTCTTCTTTTTTTGAAAAAGATCCGGAAAAGGTACAGCATGAGTTTGAGCATACCAAGGCCATTGTATATGCCAACCTGCCCAGGCTTTTTAACAATACCAATATCCCGCCGTTAAAAATAGAAAAGGGAGCCGCCAAGCAGCTGGCACAAACCCCGGGCTATTACAACGACAATACTTTTTACTATAACCTTTTTGATAAGCCTTACAATAAGCGCCAGTTTGATTGGCTTTTTATTCATGAAGCTGTTCCGGGACACCATTACCAGCTCAGTATAGTGGCGCAAACTAAAACCTCCGAAGTACAAAAACTCTTTTTTTACGCAGGCTTGGCCGAAGGCTGGGCTGCCTATACCGAAGAACTGGGCAAGCAATTGGGTGCCTATCAAACACCTTATGATGAAATGGGTAAGTGGGAGTGGGATATAGTACGATCTGTACGTGTACCCCTTGATGTTGGATTAAACTATTACGGCTGGACCGACGCTCAGGCCCTTGCCTTCTGGAAAAAGAACATCCGCAACCAGGATGATATAGCCATGCGTGAAATAGCCCGCATGAGGCGCTGGCCCGCGCAGGTAGTAACCTACAAATACGGCGCGCTGCAATTACTGCACTGGAAAGAAGAACTACAAAAGAAACAGGGCAAGAATTTTAATATCAGGGATTTCCATTCCCGGGTGTTGGATCATGGTTCGTTACCGATTTTTTTGGTAAAAAAGAATGTGTTTGGATAG
- a CDS encoding quinone oxidoreductase family protein, with protein MKALTFSSFGDPGVLQYQEIAPPVLKTGDILVEMKAIGLNFSDTERRKGNYHLLGKPPYIAGYEGAGIVADNNGHPDFKVGGRVSFGDVPFANAELVAVPVTHAIPLPDEISFETAAAILLQGMTAHYLATDSYPVKPGETVLLHAVAGGVGQLLTQICKLLGAKVIGLTSSEAKKATALAAGADTVFLYQDNWKEKVLNYTGGKGADVTYDSVAKTLNDSLEVTRTLGTVVLYGKAGGLPEPPPSLELLMDRSQTITGGDLWSYLDSKEERIKRSGVLFNWITSGQLVLQVPKSFKLAYGKLAHEYMESKQSTGKIILIP; from the coding sequence ATGAAAGCATTAACATTTTCCTCATTTGGCGATCCCGGGGTTCTTCAATATCAGGAGATCGCTCCACCTGTATTAAAAACAGGGGATATACTGGTTGAAATGAAAGCCATCGGACTTAACTTTTCTGATACCGAAAGACGCAAAGGGAATTACCACCTGTTGGGTAAGCCTCCCTATATTGCGGGTTACGAGGGCGCCGGTATAGTAGCTGACAATAATGGCCATCCTGATTTTAAAGTGGGCGGTAGGGTGAGTTTTGGAGATGTACCCTTTGCTAATGCCGAGCTGGTTGCCGTTCCCGTAACCCACGCTATTCCTTTACCTGACGAAATAAGCTTTGAGACAGCTGCCGCTATCCTTTTACAAGGCATGACTGCGCATTACCTGGCAACAGATAGCTATCCGGTTAAGCCCGGCGAAACCGTTTTGCTACATGCAGTAGCCGGAGGTGTTGGTCAGTTGCTTACACAAATATGCAAGTTGCTGGGTGCAAAAGTTATCGGGCTTACATCCTCCGAAGCTAAAAAAGCAACCGCTCTGGCAGCGGGAGCCGATACCGTTTTTTTATATCAGGATAATTGGAAAGAAAAGGTATTAAACTATACCGGTGGCAAAGGTGCAGATGTAACCTATGATAGTGTAGCAAAAACATTGAATGACAGTTTAGAGGTAACCCGTACGTTAGGTACCGTAGTGTTATATGGCAAAGCCGGCGGATTGCCCGAGCCTCCTCCATCATTGGAACTTTTGATGGATCGCTCGCAAACCATTACGGGCGGTGACCTTTGGAGTTACCTGGATTCAAAAGAGGAGCGGATCAAACGATCAGGGGTGTTGTTTAACTGGATAACTTCCGGGCAATTGGTACTGCAGGTTCCCAAATCCTTTAAACTGGCCTATGGCAAACTGGCCCATGAGTATATGGAAAGCAAACAAAGTACCGGGAAGATTATTTTAATTCCCTGA
- a CDS encoding phosphatidylinositol-specific phospholipase C domain-containing protein, whose product MKFVTLTLTLFCFTVFARAQNLSFSQPVNFLPAARTDKAIDITSFKGNYFVTWKEAGPTGSIHVCYVGKHHDIRLLAKDATSGIEKSAFAPVLRVTNNHIYVLWLGTDGSLKYMINNSDTTFNTQFIGTVNFENSPKLRSGITATVVNGRIMIASHAANKNDMVVAFIDADDNGILKPAVLQTVPNKKSAEYPFIVTLSNNTVRLCYYNDQGIYYTDLNTDTQTWTDQSPVSGSKTKVSPAIYHPFNTTRLFYIWKDTKKDNNVYYATGEEQARSLTGHSLPNYFKTAYPVAVCKVDDKKFAMAFIGADQKLYLSFFTTYNPTRWMEDTLFPTKGELTLKDIVIPGSHDAGMSALNGTGGKQAGSINNCNTLTQKLNIGQQLNAGIRMFDLRVGSFKNSIYTKHSSSDCMAEAMGGGYGERFKDIIDSVKNFLARNKKEFVILTFSHFCPKEASTDEVADYIFSTLGKEHIFNNQSKSIDQIKLNQLAGKVIVTFEQYASADKLIDSNSMADKSKTFLNIRRAYAATNQINKLLNKEELFFNSIISGVNKNDLIRLDWQLTQSSDEAALVCNDFQNENVDPVINGLMLLTNVIKKNKSIIDMATGGNKYLPAKVNGWIGTGTINKNNKPNILYVDVAGPWITDYCIELNGMAIYN is encoded by the coding sequence ATGAAGTTTGTAACGCTTACCTTAACACTATTTTGTTTTACCGTTTTTGCACGAGCTCAAAACCTGAGCTTTAGTCAGCCTGTTAATTTTTTACCCGCCGCCCGTACCGATAAGGCTATTGATATTACCAGTTTTAAAGGCAATTATTTTGTTACCTGGAAAGAAGCCGGCCCAACCGGCAGTATCCACGTATGTTATGTAGGCAAACATCACGATATCCGGCTTTTAGCAAAAGACGCCACATCCGGTATCGAAAAGAGTGCCTTTGCACCAGTTTTAAGAGTGACTAATAATCATATCTACGTTTTATGGCTGGGTACCGACGGCTCGTTAAAATATATGATCAATAATAGCGATACTACATTCAATACGCAATTTATTGGTACCGTGAATTTTGAAAATTCACCTAAATTACGATCAGGTATTACGGCAACAGTGGTCAACGGGCGCATCATGATCGCCTCGCATGCGGCTAACAAAAACGATATGGTTGTAGCCTTTATTGATGCTGATGATAATGGGATACTTAAACCGGCTGTATTACAAACCGTACCCAATAAAAAAAGCGCTGAGTACCCTTTTATAGTCACCCTATCCAACAACACGGTAAGGCTGTGTTATTATAACGACCAGGGAATCTACTATACCGATCTGAATACTGATACCCAAACCTGGACGGACCAGTCGCCTGTATCCGGCTCAAAAACCAAGGTATCGCCGGCTATTTATCATCCGTTTAATACTACCCGTTTGTTTTATATCTGGAAGGACACTAAAAAGGACAATAATGTATATTATGCAACCGGCGAAGAACAGGCCAGATCATTAACAGGGCACTCCTTACCTAATTATTTCAAAACAGCCTACCCTGTTGCCGTTTGTAAGGTAGATGATAAAAAATTTGCCATGGCTTTTATTGGCGCCGATCAGAAGTTGTACCTCAGCTTTTTCACCACTTACAACCCGACCCGGTGGATGGAAGATACGCTTTTCCCCACCAAAGGCGAGTTAACGCTTAAAGATATCGTGATCCCCGGCTCGCACGATGCGGGCATGTCGGCATTAAACGGTACCGGTGGCAAACAGGCTGGTTCTATCAATAACTGCAATACACTTACACAAAAATTAAATATAGGCCAACAGCTTAACGCCGGCATCCGGATGTTTGATTTGCGGGTGGGATCATTTAAAAACAGCATTTATACCAAACACAGCTCATCTGATTGTATGGCAGAAGCTATGGGCGGCGGTTATGGCGAGCGTTTTAAAGATATAATTGACTCTGTTAAAAACTTCCTTGCTCGGAACAAAAAGGAGTTCGTTATTTTAACTTTTAGTCATTTTTGCCCGAAAGAAGCCTCTACAGATGAAGTGGCCGATTACATTTTCAGCACACTGGGTAAGGAGCATATCTTTAATAACCAATCCAAAAGTATCGATCAGATTAAACTGAACCAACTGGCAGGCAAGGTGATCGTAACCTTTGAACAATATGCCAGTGCCGATAAACTGATCGACTCCAACTCCATGGCCGATAAAAGCAAAACCTTCCTGAACATCCGCAGGGCTTACGCGGCTACCAACCAGATCAATAAACTACTGAACAAAGAGGAGCTGTTTTTTAACTCGATAATAAGTGGTGTCAATAAAAATGATCTGATACGCCTCGACTGGCAGCTTACCCAAAGCAGTGACGAGGCGGCACTGGTATGCAACGATTTTCAGAATGAGAATGTGGACCCTGTAATTAATGGCCTGATGCTGCTCACCAATGTAATCAAGAAAAATAAGAGTATCATTGACATGGCCACGGGCGGCAACAAATACCTGCCGGCAAAAGTTAATGGCTGGATAGGTACGGGTACCATCAACAAAAATAACAAACCCAATATTTTATACGTCGATGTAGCAGGCCCCTGGATTACTGATTATTGTATTGAATTGAATGGGATGGCGATTTATAACTAA
- a CDS encoding RNA polymerase sigma-70 factor — protein MSHYCAYSDKELACLLNDSDEAAFTEIYNRFYGVLYRHAYKSLPDPEAVKDVLQEVFVYVWNNRGNINPEDNLAAYLYTSVRNKVLNNFRHLKIKNDYITSFQNYLDTDNQPEADEAIRIKQLIAIVEAEVAMLPPQMRLIFQMSRNNNFSHQEIADQLNISVLTVRKQVNNSLKVLRLKLGSKFFLLFL, from the coding sequence ATGTCCCACTATTGTGCTTATTCGGATAAAGAATTGGCCTGTCTGTTAAATGATAGTGACGAAGCGGCTTTTACAGAAATTTACAACCGGTTTTATGGAGTCCTTTACCGGCATGCGTATAAAAGTTTACCCGACCCTGAAGCAGTAAAAGATGTACTCCAGGAGGTTTTTGTATATGTATGGAACAACCGTGGCAATATCAATCCGGAAGATAATCTTGCGGCTTACCTCTACACATCAGTTCGAAATAAGGTACTGAACAACTTCAGGCATCTTAAAATTAAAAATGATTATATCACCTCCTTTCAAAATTACCTGGATACTGATAATCAGCCTGAAGCGGATGAGGCTATTCGTATAAAACAACTCATCGCCATAGTGGAGGCTGAAGTAGCCATGCTCCCTCCACAAATGCGGCTTATATTTCAAATGAGCCGCAACAATAATTTTTCGCACCAGGAAATTGCCGATCAACTCAACATCAGTGTATTAACCGTTAGAAAACAGGTTAATAACTCCTTGAAAGTTTTAAGATTAAAACTGGGAAGTAAATTTTTTTTACTTTTTTTATAA
- a CDS encoding AsmA family protein: MPIKKIIFKTLKISGITLVSLLALMFLLPYLFPQTITNKIKQWAGGSINGKLNFTSTRLSFFKRFPALTLTLNDFLLDGSAPFQNDTLVAAKEVSLAIDLSSVFKSKININKIYLSQAVINIKVDSSGKANYNVYKSKDSKPANAADTSSASLGIEQILIEKSRLVYDDKSVPMQIEATGFNYKGSGDLSKDIFDLSSHIAAASVDFIYGGKSYVHHKKVNADLVTSINTKSLAFAFQKNDLLINKLPVKFKGRFEFLKEGYDMDFRITSDQNDLGDIFTALPAEYEKYVDNMDISGNGNIQIALTGKYIASKNIMPDFTFNMKVRDGAVVNKSTPEPVKNVFINMNAKLPGLNPDSLNLNVDSIYFNIGKDYFGSVIKVKGVKEPQIFAKINTEVDLQKWNLAFGVKAVDLKGRYSLHLLAEGKYAKGLKRTGGLRPKTETVITSIPKFTLHSTFRDGYIKYANLPEALKNISFNLNAACPDHDIAHATLQVDNLNAIALNNYIKGYLKLSNTAGAMIDAGLQTKFHLSDVKQFLPADSGMDVRGDLDANLQIKGRYIPERRIFPVTDAKLELKNGYIQTKYYPHPVKDIQVSANITNTTTSLKGLKVNIKPVSFNFEGQPFMLKADLHNFDDLNYRIASRGQLDIGKIYQVFAMKGYDVKGFISTNFSLKGKQSDALAGRYNLLANSGTMKVKDITLRSELFPKPFLIKTGLFSFNQDKMKFDQFTANYGKSVIVLNGALSNVIDYAVKQNSPLKGQFNLQSDLIIADDFMAFAGTPASAKPTPTKSNGVILVPANLDLDFTANVKKVKYMGLDISDAKGQMSISKGQIILKQTGFTLIGAPVIMDATYGSTTPQKAYFDYHINAKEFDIQRAYKEVKMFHDMASSAAHVQGIVSLDYKLNGKLNGDMKPIYPSIKGGGVLSVKKVKLYGFKLFSAVGKQTGHDSLAKGDVSKVDIKSTIANNIMTIERTKMRMAGFRPRFEGQVSLDGKLNLQFRLGLPPFGIFGIPMTITGTQENPKIKMGKAKKEDELKETTEDQ, encoded by the coding sequence ATGCCGATCAAAAAAATCATATTTAAAACGCTCAAAATAAGTGGTATAACATTGGTGAGCTTGCTGGCGCTGATGTTTCTGTTGCCTTATCTTTTTCCTCAAACTATTACTAACAAGATTAAACAATGGGCTGGCGGCAGCATCAACGGTAAACTGAATTTTACCAGTACGCGACTGTCGTTCTTTAAAAGATTCCCGGCACTTACCCTTACGTTAAATGATTTTTTGTTAGATGGCAGCGCACCTTTCCAGAATGACACCCTGGTTGCAGCCAAAGAAGTTTCGCTGGCGATAGATCTTTCGTCGGTATTTAAAAGCAAGATCAATATCAATAAAATATACCTCAGTCAGGCGGTTATCAATATTAAGGTTGATAGCAGCGGTAAGGCCAACTACAACGTATACAAATCAAAAGATAGCAAACCCGCGAATGCGGCCGATACCAGCAGTGCATCGCTGGGTATTGAACAAATCCTGATTGAAAAAAGCCGGTTGGTATATGATGATAAGTCGGTTCCCATGCAAATTGAGGCCACCGGGTTTAATTATAAGGGCAGCGGCGATTTGAGTAAAGATATTTTTGATCTGTCGAGCCATATCGCTGCAGCCTCTGTCGACTTTATTTATGGCGGTAAAAGCTATGTTCATCATAAAAAAGTAAATGCCGACCTGGTCACCAGCATCAATACCAAATCATTGGCTTTTGCCTTTCAGAAAAACGATCTGCTCATTAATAAGCTGCCGGTTAAATTTAAGGGCCGGTTTGAGTTCCTGAAAGAAGGTTATGATATGGATTTCCGGATCACATCCGACCAGAACGATCTGGGAGATATTTTTACCGCGCTGCCTGCCGAGTATGAAAAATATGTAGATAATATGGATATCAGCGGTAACGGTAATATCCAGATTGCGTTAACCGGTAAATACATCGCCTCCAAAAACATCATGCCCGACTTTACTTTCAATATGAAGGTACGTGATGGTGCCGTAGTGAACAAAAGCACCCCCGAGCCGGTGAAAAATGTGTTCATCAACATGAATGCAAAACTGCCGGGCCTTAATCCGGATAGCTTAAATCTTAATGTCGATTCGATCTATTTTAACATTGGTAAAGATTATTTTGGCTCGGTGATCAAGGTGAAAGGGGTCAAGGAACCACAGATCTTCGCCAAGATCAATACCGAGGTCGATCTGCAAAAATGGAACCTTGCCTTTGGTGTTAAGGCTGTCGACCTGAAAGGACGCTATTCGCTGCACCTGCTGGCCGAAGGTAAGTATGCCAAAGGACTGAAAAGAACCGGTGGGTTACGGCCAAAGACCGAAACAGTGATCACCAGTATCCCTAAATTTACCCTGCATTCCACCTTCCGGGACGGGTATATCAAATATGCCAACCTGCCCGAGGCACTTAAAAACATTAGCTTCAATCTGAATGCGGCTTGTCCCGATCATGATATAGCACATGCCACCCTGCAGGTAGATAACCTGAATGCCATAGCTCTTAATAACTATATCAAAGGGTATTTAAAACTGAGTAACACTGCTGGTGCCATGATCGACGCGGGGCTTCAAACCAAATTCCACTTGAGCGATGTGAAACAGTTTTTACCCGCCGATAGCGGTATGGATGTACGCGGCGACCTGGACGCGAATTTGCAGATTAAAGGCAGGTACATTCCCGAACGCCGGATATTCCCGGTTACCGATGCCAAACTGGAATTGAAGAACGGCTATATTCAAACCAAATACTACCCGCACCCGGTGAAGGATATACAGGTGAGCGCCAATATTACCAACACCACCACCTCATTAAAAGGGTTGAAAGTGAACATTAAACCGGTATCTTTTAATTTTGAAGGACAGCCTTTTATGCTGAAAGCCGATCTGCACAATTTTGACGATCTGAATTACCGTATAGCCTCGCGCGGGCAATTGGATATTGGCAAAATCTACCAGGTGTTTGCGATGAAAGGCTATGATGTAAAAGGCTTTATCAGCACCAACTTTTCACTAAAAGGAAAACAAAGCGATGCCCTTGCAGGCAGATATAACCTGTTGGCTAACTCGGGTACCATGAAAGTGAAGGATATCACGCTTCGTTCGGAGCTATTTCCCAAACCTTTCCTGATCAAAACCGGACTGTTTAGCTTTAACCAGGATAAGATGAAGTTTGATCAGTTTACGGCTAATTATGGTAAATCGGTGATTGTTTTGAATGGCGCCTTGTCAAATGTTATTGATTATGCCGTTAAACAAAATTCACCATTAAAAGGACAATTTAATCTGCAAAGTGATCTGATCATTGCCGATGATTTTATGGCTTTTGCAGGTACTCCGGCATCGGCTAAACCTACACCTACCAAATCAAACGGGGTTATCCTGGTACCCGCCAACCTCGACCTTGATTTTACTGCCAATGTGAAAAAAGTAAAATACATGGGACTCGACATTAGCGATGCCAAGGGGCAAATGAGCATCAGCAAAGGGCAGATCATCCTGAAACAAACCGGCTTTACCCTGATAGGCGCACCTGTGATTATGGATGCTACTTATGGCAGCACCACACCGCAAAAGGCCTATTTTGATTACCACATCAATGCTAAAGAGTTTGATATACAGCGTGCTTATAAAGAAGTAAAGATGTTTCATGACATGGCTTCATCAGCCGCGCATGTGCAGGGTATTGTGTCGTTAGATTATAAGCTAAATGGTAAACTCAACGGTGATATGAAACCCATTTATCCTTCTATAAAGGGTGGCGGCGTGCTTTCTGTAAAGAAGGTGAAGCTGTATGGCTTTAAATTGTTCAGTGCGGTAGGCAAACAAACAGGGCACGATAGCCTGGCCAAAGGCGATGTTAGCAAAGTGGATATTAAAAGCACCATCGCCAATAATATCATGACCATTGAACGCACCAAAATGCGTATGGCCGGTTTCCGGCCAAGGTTTGAAGGCCAGGTGAGCCTGGATGGCAAACTGAACTTGCAATTCAGATTAGGCCTACCACCATTCGGTATATTCGGCATCCCGATGACCATCACCGGCACTCAGGAAAACCCCAAAATAAAAATGGGGAAAGCCAAGAAGGAAGATGAGCTGAAGGAAACAACGGAGGATCAGTAA
- a CDS encoding BamA/TamA family outer membrane protein, which translates to MPDFAHGQAVNTDSLKKDSLRKSAALIKKKEAAALSKQYDVGDLAHAILHPHKKPDSVLKKSSGITVIPNVAANPTIGSQIGIKAVAGRKLGNDPNTLLSVAATSASITTKGIIYFYVNHNVYTPGNKWNFQGSLVAAKTVTPDFGLGIGRQNVEGSEADKILADPQRKVYTLKSLYFNFREKAYKEIQKGLFVGAGVSFDIRRNIEAKDTTNKLTPSRIYNEQHGLPQDHYSANGLLFNVQYTTRDNQNRAYKGIYVDAGFRVNQTWMGSTKSAVQFTTDFRKYFSLSESHPEHVIAFWNWGSYLLGGTLPYLELPGTARDGSFRSGRGYTSTYFKGTQYNYSEVEYRFPILRNGFVSGVTFFNVQTANDELGTKLFQVWQPGGGGGLRVLFNKATRTNLCLDYAWGKYGSKGFFLGLNEAF; encoded by the coding sequence ATGCCCGATTTTGCCCACGGTCAGGCAGTTAACACTGATTCTTTAAAGAAAGATTCTTTACGGAAAAGCGCTGCGCTCATCAAAAAAAAAGAAGCAGCGGCGTTATCCAAGCAATATGATGTGGGCGATCTGGCACATGCTATTCTTCATCCGCATAAAAAGCCCGATTCTGTACTGAAAAAATCATCAGGTATCACTGTTATTCCCAATGTAGCAGCAAACCCTACTATCGGTTCCCAGATTGGTATCAAAGCCGTAGCAGGCCGTAAATTAGGGAATGACCCAAATACGTTGTTGTCTGTAGCGGCCACATCGGCCTCCATCACTACTAAGGGTATCATTTATTTTTATGTAAACCATAACGTGTACACCCCAGGCAATAAATGGAATTTTCAGGGCAGCCTGGTTGCTGCTAAAACCGTTACGCCAGATTTTGGCCTGGGCATTGGCCGACAAAATGTAGAGGGCAGCGAGGCCGATAAAATACTGGCCGATCCGCAGCGTAAAGTATACACACTTAAATCGCTTTATTTTAATTTCAGGGAGAAGGCTTATAAAGAAATACAAAAAGGCCTTTTTGTAGGCGCAGGTGTATCCTTTGATATCAGACGAAACATTGAAGCCAAGGATACCACCAATAAACTAACCCCATCCCGCATTTACAACGAACAACACGGGCTTCCGCAGGATCATTACTCCGCAAATGGATTGCTTTTTAACGTGCAGTATACCACCCGTGATAACCAGAACCGGGCATACAAGGGTATTTATGTAGATGCCGGTTTCCGTGTTAACCAAACCTGGATGGGCAGTACCAAAAGCGCGGTACAGTTTACTACCGATTTTAGGAAATACTTTAGCCTGTCTGAAAGTCACCCAGAGCACGTGATCGCGTTCTGGAACTGGGGCTCGTATTTACTTGGCGGCACATTGCCTTACCTGGAACTTCCGGGCACCGCACGTGATGGCAGTTTCCGCAGCGGCAGGGGGTATACCTCTACTTATTTCAAAGGAACCCAATATAATTATTCCGAGGTAGAATACCGTTTCCCGATACTCCGGAATGGCTTTGTAAGCGGGGTTACCTTCTTCAATGTGCAAACTGCCAATGACGAGTTGGGTACCAAATTGTTCCAGGTATGGCAGCCCGGTGGCGGCGGCGGCTTACGGGTATTGTTTAACAAGGCTACGCGCACCAATCTGTGTCTGGACTATGCCTGGGGTAAATATGGTTCCAAAGGCTTCTTTTTGGGTTTGAATGAGGCGTTTTAA
- a CDS encoding DUF4397 domain-containing protein, whose translation MKYVQQNLKRRAGIVGMICLLAVLLTSCLKNHDNDYVEPPVAFLSVINASPDSQPVNFFLDQNRANDFPINYGHGIDYIRAYPGKRVASFYIAGTQQKLKGDTINLTAQKFYSMYLSNVAATPDMILTTDSISRPDAGKATIRLVNVSPDAGAVDLGIKASTLLASNQPYKGASVFVPIQGNSTYTLEVRKAGTTTVLATLQDVKLNSGSVYTIWLQGLAAATDQKKLSANVQTNAFYY comes from the coding sequence ATGAAATACGTTCAACAAAATTTAAAAAGGCGGGCAGGCATAGTCGGGATGATATGTTTGCTGGCTGTACTGCTTACTTCCTGCTTAAAAAATCATGACAATGACTATGTTGAACCTCCGGTAGCATTTTTGTCGGTAATCAACGCCTCACCGGATTCACAACCTGTAAACTTCTTTTTGGATCAGAACCGCGCCAATGATTTCCCCATCAATTACGGACATGGGATCGACTACATCAGGGCCTATCCGGGTAAAAGGGTAGCCAGCTTTTATATAGCGGGTACACAGCAAAAGCTTAAAGGAGATACCATAAATCTTACCGCCCAAAAATTCTACTCCATGTATTTGTCTAACGTGGCCGCCACCCCGGATATGATATTAACCACCGATTCCATCAGTCGCCCGGACGCAGGAAAGGCCACTATTCGCCTCGTAAATGTTAGCCCGGATGCCGGTGCGGTTGACCTGGGAATAAAAGCAAGCACCTTACTGGCCAGCAATCAGCCATATAAAGGAGCCTCGGTTTTTGTACCCATACAAGGCAACAGCACTTATACACTGGAAGTTCGCAAGGCAGGAACTACCACCGTTTTGGCCACATTACAAGATGTAAAACTGAACAGCGGTTCGGTATATACCATATGGCTACAAGGACTGGCCGCAGCCACCGACCAAAAGAAGCTTAGCGCAAACGTACAAACTAACGCCTTTTATTATTAA